The following are from one region of the Vanessa cardui chromosome 3, ilVanCard2.1, whole genome shotgun sequence genome:
- the LOC124543701 gene encoding uncharacterized protein LOC124543701 — MFKYMCLVACFLGSVLDTNANAVYVVKPCKADDKACLISSAQETVPHFTLGNEELGIPSTDPLFVHEIKSKQPNLNIEFRDNVIRGASKTKIMHLERDVEKQTVKMTLGLPLHITGKYDLQGKILFLQAVGNGDYELKTNNMVFTIDAKYKVIEKKGIKHWKITGFKYTYDLVEKVHIKFDNLFGGDESKAKPINDVLNESWREIIEEMGNPIIEPIVTAYIDVIKKWLLVMPTDKLEIV; from the exons atgtttaagtatATGTGTTTAGTAGCCTGTTTCTTGGGTTCGGTTCTCGATACAAACGCTAACGCAg TGTACGTTGTCAAACCATGCAAAGCGGATGATAAAGCCTGCCTCATATCAAGCGCACAAGAAACTGTTCCTCACTTCACGCTTGGTAACGAAGAATTAGGAATCCCAAGTACAGACCCACTCTTTGTACATgagataaaatcaaaacaacCGAATCTAAACATTGAATTCAGGGACAATGTTATTCGCGGTGCAAGCAAGACGAAAATCATGCATTTGGA GCGTGACGTAGAAAAACAAACAGTGAAAATGACCTTAGGCCTACCTCTCCACATAACTGGAAAATATGATTTGCAAGGAAAGATTCTCTTCCTTCAAGCAGTAGGCAACGGAGACTACGAATTAAAAACCA ATAATATGGTGTTCACAATCGACGCGAAATACAAAGTTATcgaaaaaaaaggaataaaacaCTGGAAAATCACTGGTTTCAAATACACTTATGATTTGGTTGAAAAAGTACACATCAAATTTGATAATCTATTCGGAGGTGACGAGTCAAAGG CTAAGCCGATTAATGACGTTTTAAATGAAAGCTGGAGGGAAATCATTGAGGAAATGGGCAACCCCATCATAGAACCCATTGTGACTGCTTACATCGATGTTATAAAGAAATGGCTCCTGGTTATGCCGACAGACAAACTTGAAATTGTTTAA